In the Arachis ipaensis cultivar K30076 chromosome B10, Araip1.1, whole genome shotgun sequence genome, one interval contains:
- the LOC110268443 gene encoding uncharacterized protein LOC110268443 gives MEPGVRSATRWAAVGPSPSSSKEQGRTTLGLREAEVVWCEVGGELFESPLLSRSAAATVSLTAVCRRPRKRESHDGAPLLFLQSRKKEARCEGEPSRFCRRRFTRRPCAPCSSAAAGRGGLASSVSHCRLRRNCRHGRRSSGLSFCHMRPCCRHRESMPVRVSNLVFVSCEIMGILLSRHVGFSHRCRSRVAAATGGGCWGYRPTGSEAVAVWFSRSFLVSELESGLLVPFGAVSAFESAGRAEILIAGDVGSR, from the exons ATGGAACCAGGAGTC AGGAGCGCAACCCGCTGGGCCGCTGTGGGTCCCTCGCCGTCGAGTTCGAAGGAGCAGGGGAGAACGACGCTGGGTTTGAGGGAGGCAGAGGTGGTGTGGTGCGAGGTGGGAGGCGAGTTGTTCGAGTCACCTTTGCTGAGCCGTAGCGCCGCCGCCACCGTGTCTCTCACTGCTGTGTGTCGCCGTCCAAGGAAGAGGGAGAGTCACGATGGAGCTCCCCTTCTGTTTCTCCAGTCGCGCAAGAAGGAGGCGCGCTGTGAGGGAGAGCCGTCACGTTTCTGCCGTCGCCGGTTCACACGCCGCCCCTGTGCTCCTTGCAGCAGCGCCGCCGCTGGAAGAGGAGGGCTCGCCAGTTCTGTCTCTCACTGCCGCCTCCGTCGGAACTGCCGCCATGGCCGCCGGAGCTCTGGGCTGAGTTTCTGCCACATGAGACCCTGCTGCCGTCACCGGGAAAGTATGCCGGTAAGGGTTTCAAACTTGGTCTTCGTTTCTTGTGAGATTATGGGAATCTTATTGTCGCGGCATGTTGGTTTCAGTCACCGTTGCCGGAGTCGGGTCGCCGCAGCCACTGGGGGTGGCTGCTGGGGCTACCGCCCAACTGGTTCAGAGGCCGTTGCTGTTTGGTTCAGCCGTTCTTTCTTAGTTTCA GAGCTAGAATCCGGTTTGCTTGTGCCGTTTGGGGCTGTTTCTGCTTTTGAGAGTGCGGGCAGAGCCGAGATTTTGATTGCTGGTGATGTCGGGTCGAGATAA